The proteins below are encoded in one region of Engystomops pustulosus chromosome 8, aEngPut4.maternal, whole genome shotgun sequence:
- the ATP5MC3 gene encoding ATP synthase F(0) complex subunit C3, mitochondrial has product MYACAKFVSTPSLIRAGSRALYRPISASVLSRPEVRTGEGSALLSGTQNPCTQLVLRGFQTSAISRDIDTAAKFIGAGAATVGVAGSGAGIGTVFGSLIIGYARNPSLKQQLFSYAILGFALSEAMGLFCLMVAFLILFAM; this is encoded by the exons ATGTATGCCTGCGCTAAGTTCGTGTCTACTCCTTCTCTG ATCCGTGCTGGGTCCAGAGCTCTGTACAGACCAATCTCTGCATCAGTCTTGTCTCGGCCAGAGGTCCGAACTGGAGAG GGAAGCGCACTCCTCAGTGGGACACAGAACCCCTGCACCCAGTTGGTATTGAGGGGATTCCAGACCAGTGCGATCAGCAGGGACATCGACACTGCTGCTAAATTTATTGGTGCTGGTGCTGCTACAGTTGGTGTGGCTGGCTCTGGTGCTGGTATCGGAACAGTTTTTGGTAGTCTCATCATTGGTTATGCCAG AAATCCTTCTTTGAAACAGCAGCTGTTCTCCTACGCCATCTTGGGATTTGCCCTGTCTGAAGCTATGGGTCTGTTCTGTTTGATGGTTGCTTTCCTGATTTTATTCGCCATGTAA